The following are encoded in a window of Sminthopsis crassicaudata isolate SCR6 chromosome 3, ASM4859323v1, whole genome shotgun sequence genomic DNA:
- the LPAR6 gene encoding lysophosphatidic acid receptor 6 has product MVSTNNSNCSYDDSFKYTLYGCMFSMVFVLGLISNCVAMYIFLCTLKVRNETTTYMINLALSDLLFVFTLPFRIFYFATRNWPFGDVLCKISVMLFYTNMYGSILFLTCISVDRFLAILYPFRSKTLRTKKNAKIVCFSVWLTVIGGSAPAVFFQSTNSQGKNSTEEACFENFPEATWKTYLSRIVIFIETVGFFIPLILNVTCSSMVLKTLHKPVTLSRSKLNKTKVLKMIFVHLVIFCFCFVPYNINLILYSLMRTQAFVNCSVVAAVRTMYPITLCIAVSNCCFDPIIYYFTSDTIQNSIKMKNWSARKSDFRFSEIQGTENFIQHNLQTLKNKIFDNESTI; this is encoded by the coding sequence ATGGTAAGCACTAACAATTCCAACTGTTCCTATGACGACTCATTTAAGTATACTTTGTACGGGTGCATGTTCAGCATGGTGTTTGTACTGGGGTTAATCTCTAACTGTGTGGCCATGTACATTTTCTTATGCACGCTCAAAGTGCGAAATGAGACGACTACGTATATGATTAATTTGGCCCTATCAgatttactttttgtatttacCTTGCCCTTCCGGATTTTTTACTTTGCCACAAGAAACTGGCCTTTTGGAGATGTACTTTGCAAGATTTCGGTCATGCTgttttatacaaatatgtatggaAGCATTCTTTTCCTAACTTGTATCAGTGTAGATCGTTTTTTGGCTATTCTCTATCCATTTCGTTCTAAGACTCTCCGaactaagaaaaatgcaaaaatagtttgtttttccGTGTGGCTGACTGTGATCGGTGGCAGTGCCCCAGCAGTCTTTTTTCAGTCTACTAACTCTCAGGGCAAAAACTCGACCGAAGAAGCGTGCTTTGAAAATTTTCCGGAAGCCACGTGGAAAACCTATCTCTCAAGGATTGTAATTTTCATTGAAACGGTGGGATTTTTTATTCCATTGATCTTAAATGTGACCTGTTCCAGTATGGTGTTAAAGACTTTACATAAGCCAGTGACTCTAAGTAGGAGCAAACTAAACAAAACTAAAGTCCTGAAGATGATCTTTGTTCACTTGGtcatattttgcttttgttttgtacCATATAACATCAACTTGATACTATATTCTCTTATGAGAACACAAGCATTTGTTAACTGCTCAGTGGTGGCTGCAGTCAGGACTATGTATCCAATCACTCTCTGCATTGCCGTTTCAAACTGTTGTTTTGACCCTATAATTTACTACTTTACATCGGACACTattcaaaattcaataaaaatgaagaacTGGTCTGCCAGGAAGAGTGATTTCAGATTCTCTGAAATTCAAGGAACAGAGAATTTTATCCAGCACAATCTGcaaacattgaaaaataaaatatttgataatgaGTCTACAATATAA